AACTTGTTAATGAAATCACttgtaacaataaaataaaaatatgctcTTTGCAAAaggcaattaaaataaatactgagATTTTTTATAGCCTTACCATAATAGCAAACGAAATAAACAAGTTCTTTGTATCAGTTGGACCAAACTTAGCCAAAAACATCCCCATAATTAATAATTCAATcgattcaaaaaaagatttgacTTCCCCTGAAATATCTtctctaaataaatttaaagtatcttttgatgaatttgaGATTGCTTTCAAAATGCTTAAGACTAATAAAGCAATTGGTCCAGACGATGTAAACGGGAATATTGTTATTGGTTCAtatgacataattaaaaatattctctttaGGGTCTTTACGTGCTCAATAAGCCAAGCAGTATTTCCCGACAAACTCAAAATAGCTAGAGTTACCCCAATTTTCAAAGGAGGAGAACTTACAAACCTCAGTCATTATCGCCCAATATCAGTTCTcccagttttttcaaaaattctagaaagaatattatataataaaatatttaagcacttatcagaaaacaaaatattatataataaccaatatggatttaaaaaaaataattctgcaGAACATGCAATACTTCAACTAACAAGAAATATTGGTGATTCATTTGAAACATCGCAATACACATTAGGTATTTTCATAGATCTATCGAAAGCTTTCGATACTATAGATCATGAAATTCTTTATAACAAACTAGAACATTATAGAATCACtggaaatactttattattactaagAACTATTTAACTAATCGTAAACAGTTTATTCAAATAGactcatcattatcatcaaatttattaaatataacttgtGGAGTGCCACAAGGCTCAATACTAGGCCCATTGCTGTTCCTGATATACATCAATGATCTCTACAAAGCCTCAAActtaatgacaattatgtttgcggatgacactaatctttttttaaccagCAATGATCTAACAACATTATTTAGAAATATGAACACTGAGCTTATTAAAATCTCTAACTGgttcaaatcaaacaaattatcaattaatatagaaaaaactaaatggatgtTTTTTAcccaaattcaaaaaaaaaattaattccaaGTATTACGCCACTTATTTTTGTTgacaatattgaaataaagcgaacaaaaattacaaaatttttaggcatttatattgatgaaaatcttaAATGGAAACACCACGTTAAcaacctaaataacaaaattgctAGAACTATAGgaatattatataaatcaagaagtttcttaaataaacatactttaacTCAATTATATTATTCCTTTATTCACTGCCATATTAACTACGCtaacattgcttggggtagtGTGAACAAAAGTATACTAGAACCTCTTCATCGTCAACAGAAACACATTGAACGtcttataaactttaaagaccGTTTTACTCATGCCAGGCCTCTCTTACTTGAAAtgaatatcttaaatatatttcagctaaacgtttataatattttatgttttatgtataaatgtaaaaccaacgaTTCCCCTTCTTCCTTTCATAACCTATactcaataaaagaaaaaaacaagtaCAATCTACGAAATGATAATTCTATTCGACTACAATTTTCGCATACAAATTTTGGTAAATCTTGTGTTTCTTTCCGAGGAGCctttctttggaataaaatagttttgaaacattttgactTTTCTCATGAATGGACTTATACCTCTTATAAAAGGAAACTTAAGAAAATCATTTTGTCCattgataatatacttttatacttttaataggaaatttgtttgaaaatttctattttttatttaaattttcttctaatattgttaaacacagtttttttttatttatcttaaaatatgTAACACGTAAATTTGTAACGAGTTTGCagcggttctcgacgacaagaccttaaggtcttctacgagtctccgcattctttttttttattatttatagtaaaaatccTCACttgtaattgtttatattattatatcttaacttgtattttataaatattgaagaaatgtaaaaagaaaaaaaaagaaaaaaatttaaagccttCACAAATTGCTTCATTATACCCAATTTGATGTGCAATGGTGGCAGTAAAACTTTTTCTCTGGCAACCAAACTCTGTTTAAGTACGTTTTTGAATCCTGGGGTTAGTTCAGTTCTTGGAGTCCATTCCTTTTTGGTTCAATGATGTTGTTTATCCCGGCTATCCGACTCGCAAAGAAAGCACGGGTATTTTGTATAACCACCTTGTTGGCCTAGTAGCATGCTTATGATTTTCAAATCTCCACACAACATCCAACCGTGTTGCTCATAAGCTATATTAGTCAAAAGCTTTTCCAAATTTTCATAACATTCCTTTAAATGGACAGAATGTGCAACAGGTAACGAGGCTTATGTATTCCCATTATGCAGAAGAACTGCTTTCAAACTTCTTTTTGACGAGTCAATAAACAATCTCCACTCGTTAGGATCGTATTCAATGTCGTACATTTTCGTCAAGCCTGGAATATCTTTACAGAACACTAAATCTTCATCTTCAGCAAAGAATGGAAGAAAATCTTTTTCTCTGTGACGGTACCATGAAAATGAAGTACCAGGTGCCAgcatatttctttcttttaatcGTGATCCGAGGAGTTCCACTGCATCTTTGGGAAGATTCAAATCTCTTGTCAAGTCGTTTAAATGTGACTGTGAAAAGAGCTGACAAGCGTCAGAATCTCCATGAAATTCAGGATCAGATTGATGTACATCCTCTTCCTCTATATCACAGTCAGAATTTTCAATTTGCAGAGCTGGAACCGGGGGCTGCACCATTTTTGAATCGCCAGATATTGCAGGCGTAACTGATGACACGTTTGGATAGTTTATGTcccttttattttttgaattgcaTCCAGTTATGTCACAACAACAAAAGTAGCAATCTTTAACATGGTCGTTAGGCTCTCTCCATAGCACAGGCGAAACGATTTTGAAGCTATTTTTCTGTCCTTTTGACCACTTGCGAAGTTCTAATAAACAAGTCGTACAAATTTTATGAGGTGCCCAAGTTTTGTCTTGGTTACTTAAAACGAGTccaaaaaaccttttataaatattttttacaaagtctGTAATACTGTTTCGTTGTTTTATCACCATAAATTTCCCGCAAATATAACAGAAACAATTAGGAGAGTTTAAACAACTTCGCGATGccattttaaagtttatgttgCAAGATGCGCACTTCAACTGTTAAATTTCTAAATCAGTCCGGGTACTTATACAAAAATCCTTTGGTTTATCTTAATTACACCCTTTTCTAATAATATTCACAACAATTAGTTAATATTACCAAATCATTATGTAATAATGAGCTCATTACTAAATTAAGCCAAAATGACCCGTTTTCGACATGTTTAATGCGAATTACTAATACTTATTACGTTGTCATTAACAAATTACTAATTGGCGTTAATTTCTATGTTCCCTTACACtaattatatgaaataaaaattgagcTGAAGTAAATTAATAACGTTTTAGACATTTCAAAAGGTAGGCGCTCAaacattttaaagcaaaatctTAAATATTCCATATCAAAAAATCCTGACGTgatggattttttttattatttttctcgTAATCAGCACatcagaaactataaaaaacgtTACTCAGATTTTAAAGAGGAAAATCATTGCAGGCCTGTGTTATTAAAGACATCATCGTGTTATTGGTTATTTGGTTATCCATAAAgtctttaaatgagtttaatgtGGTTTTTAACAACgcattaaaaggtttttagatAACCTCATTTGTTCgtaactatataataatattattagttaaaaaagagGCTATTGATTAATTAATAGTAATTGGTTTGTTGATAAAAGGAACCGTCGCATGTacaaattgtaaaactttttacattttccTAAACATTCTAATGTGATATAATCAagaacatacttaagtttggcaCTTAATTACGTTTTATTTaccaaaagtatatttattaaccaaaatCATTGGTTTTTCATTATCATAATATTACATCTCAGAGTTTACGCAAGTAGACATCATTATATTATTGGTTACCATAAAgtctttaaatgagttttatatGGTTTTTAACAGCACATTTAAAGACCTCATTTGTACGTAGCTATTAATAATGCTATTTTTAAAGATGCTGTtcattaagtaattttaataggTTTGGTAATAAAAGAATACGCCGCATTTTcaaattatgaaacttttttacatcttatacttataacttatattttacaaaagaaaattaataatttgtaacggcaatttaagacaaataaaaaattataaaaactaaaaatccaTCACTGTAATAAAGAAtgtctttatataataaaaaaataaaaaaagccaatgacgaaagcatatttaaaaaaaaaattaatttgataattatCAAATCCCATTTAAATCCCCTAAATAATTGGGGAGGTTGcatcaaaatttatatgttcatagtttttgaacactaagagattattgcatgACATTAGATACTTGTTAATgaacttaaatttagtttaaaaggttaaaaaaatgtatttataaatgttataaactcATCACTCTCATACCAATGGCATAAAAGGGAAGTCAACATTTTTAAGGCTTTATTTTTAGCAGACTCCGATTATCGCAATACTTTTGAAAAGCTTTACATAAAcatgaatatataaatgtttggagtttgctttATGTCGTTACATAAAGTTAAGTTCTCAAACAAAAACGAAAAGCTTGCTACGGGCCTGATTTTAAATATGTGATTGGAATCtggttgtttaaatattgtgatttgcacttttgttattttttttactttaaattttttgaaaatttaaagtaaaatttactgaaaaaaaaaaagaatttgatgtTATTTCATCTGTATGATAAAATAACATCAAGACAATTTTCTTCACAATCGaccatataattttaaacttgaaaGTGTGCTTTTTTGAACCATCCTACTAAATAcgctatattaaataaattaaaataattggttGTTGCggttattaaaagttataaattttttttcaagttaaatacttttacatttatacttttttaactttaatttttttttcaaattaatctTAATGTTATTTACAtcagttgtttaaaatttttttttttaaagactgtcTGGTTCATGGGTCGGGAACCTTTTTTAAACTAAGAGCCATAACggctaaaaaaaattcaaaatagtaACGAAGAGccacaaaaatacaaaattttaattttttttttattaacttgaaatcataaaatgaaattcacatattatattaaaaagatagaaaaagctataataatcatatttaataaaagcttaataacaattattattggTGAAATGAAGTTTAATGTGATTTCTggatttgaactttttttttattgataatttggTTAAATTTGGCTGATATTTCGTTGAATGCAACTGTAGTAGAGCCTGCTTACTTTCATCTGTTAACCTACTTcggtatttatttttaataaaattcatcgaagaaaaaaattgtttacaattatATGTTGAACTAAAAATGGGTATTAGACCAAAAGcaagttttttagaatttatataagtattaggCAGTAAAGTCCAGCATTGGAATATGATATCCTGTGGCGTATCTTTCATGTTTTCTTCATAGATGGTGATATGTGCAAGCATTGCTTCAAATTTATCAGCCCAGATACTTTTATTCCAAATCTCAACAAGCTCCAAGTGTAAGTCTGCAATATTTATTTCAGGAAATGCATTTAAATCCATCAATGTCAAATTGCATTTTAATGGCAGCATTACAAACTTTAATGTTTCCTGATATTTCCTGAAATCATGAAATCTGCTTGCAAATTGGTGAACAATTGTAGTTATTatctcaaaaaattgtttacgatCAACCTTTTCTGCTTCTGAAATTATTTTCATCCTAAAGTTtcgtaaattattaaaatatataaattggtCTCCTGAAATACCGTCTAAAAATAACtgtaatttttgttcaaaagtaATCAGTTCCAGTAGCTGGGCAGATATACTTCCTTTTCCTTGCATCTTCAGATCAAGCTTATTGAAATGTTCTGTCATATCaagcaaaaagtaaaaattctgCAGCCATTCTGAtggagatggtgtctcgataaaaatactcatcttgggcagatgtaaaatgcatccggctactgtcttgtagaaggcctcctaggcaaagacttaaggggtaaacagattctatctgttgaccagccttgcactccttcttcatctattagactgacgcagatgtatttttaatacattgtttccagtttaggatgttaaaTGCTGGATTTTCTTGACTCAATGTATGGGTTTTAGCTTGTgcctctatttttatgactagacaactcattctattatctcctaatgagggtacagctctaaaactcagttttatggttctgaggccggctggtagtcaggtttcccgaactctgtggtagctcttagagagaggctgattccatcaacagctgaaaaatatcaaagtattaacagtgccatgttgcgcatggatggtgtccctgtttgtgcTTTTGATGTGCATTGcggaggccacatttggagtcctttgttacggcttagggtgtATTAGTAGTAATGAGGCATTTTCTTGGGGTATTAAGCAGTGttctgagtactatctatgctttgagtcaagttcttcaattaaatttgaaaatgaataaagtaccaaaaactataaaacacaaaaaaccatcatcatcaccaagttctctaaacctatcattcactaatattcgtggtcttcgaagtaacttttcttctgttgagtcttatctcttgcaaagttcaccagacctactttctctttgtgagactaatttgagttcagctgtttCATCTTgcgatcttagtgttgatggttatcttcctttaattcgtaaagactccaatagtcacatgcttggcctgggcatttacattcgtaagaatttaCCCATTtatcgtgaaactaggtttgaatccacagactattcttttatgtgcttttgattagcaccacttcactctattgtctttctctttgttctatattgctctccttcatctcaagactgcattctttttgatgttgtttctaatcatattgaccaagccctctctctttatccattaGCTAATAtagttgttgtcggtgactttaatgctcatcacacagaatggcttggctctagtgtcagtgactctgcaggcattaaagcccataacttttgcctttctcaatccctaacttaaatagtcaactttccaactcgctttccagacaatgcgaatcatttaccttctcttctcgacttatgtcttgtttctaatccaggtcagtgctcagtttctccacattcacccttaggtgcttctgatcacagtttgatctctctaaaactattatctcattcttcttcatcaccTGAATCCTCCTATTATCgaacctcttacaactaccttaaagctgactgggactctttccgtgattttctccgtgatggcccttgggtagaaatcttttgtcttcctgtcGACAAATACGCATCTTAcgtaactttgtggattcaggctggcatggaatcttttgtttcctctcgacgattccaggtcaagcctcactctcttccatggttttcctcacactGTGCTGCTTCAATTACCAAttgaaaccgttacttccatatttatcagcaaaacaattctccagaaaacagacgccTGTTTATTACTGCTTGAAACCAtggtaaaaaggttttgtctaacgccaaagcccgctattctcaggtcatgaaatctcgtatctcatctcaaaaattaggctctcgtgacttctggagaatctttaatagtatcaataataagggcaaatctttAATTCCACCTattcttgtatggttcagactttgtcacctcaccaaaagacaaagctgaattgtttgctaaaaacttttcatcaatatcatctcttgattccactagttgcgttctacctaaTATTgccaacaaacaggttgatccattgcttgacattcgtatcactccagcttctgtatctaaagtgatttcctgcccAGACTCTTCacagcttgtggcccggacaCTATACCTGTTAttgtcttgcagaagtgttctccaaaGCTATCGTCTATACTCTCAAAAATTGTTCagcaagtgcttatcagagtcttgttttccagccagCTAGAgagcggcatctgttatccctatttttaaaatttctggagagcgatctgatttgtctaactatagttagacaaatcagatcgctctccagaaatTTTGCCCAACAGTGATTTTGTATTGGAACCAAAATTAGTTATTTCTTATGCATTTCCATCTGCTGAATTcgaaaatgacattaaaaatgacatattaGCTctagtttaagaaataaaagcaaaaattttctCTCAAGGCAAAGGTTGAATTAAGTGATCTCGAAATGAAAAATCCGAaaaaatatctggtcttcaaaattttagtttatgcaaaaccgtgtactttgtttttaagggcgaatcaacttaaatttgttagcgaaaaagttgtaaagtataaaataacaaacttacgactacaaaagtaataacactctagtaacttcattataaaagtaataacactatataagtgtattacttttataatgtaatatatattacttataacttttataattcattcttagttcaaacaacataagtaatcccaaattttaattgaagtagaaaagcatctagaaaaatagagtggatatttaaataatatttataacgtATAAGATCTTAAACAACTTCATAAAAACgcacttaataaaaagtttagcattacgAAAAAAGCTTCTAATGGTCCGTAAAAGCGCGcggttatttttaaaatcaaccaaaaaaaactttttattggtttatttttaaattagcgcGCGTTTTTTCGGACTGTTCGTAAcgtttcataatgctaaacccttttataaaacatgttcttataaagttgtttaagtgTATTGTAGGAGTTcatgaagtttttaataatatttgattatCCACTTCATTTTTTCAgatgtttttttactttgattaaagtttggaattactaatgttgtttgagcaatgaatgaactttaaaagttataagtgctttataaaaataataatactattatagttttattacttatataatgcagttagtgactggAGTGTTATTGCAtttgtaatcgtaagtttattgttttgttttattttgttttttataactttttcgctaacaataatttgctccttaaaaacaaaacggcttgcataaactaaaattttaaagaccagATATATTTCCAGATTTTGTAAATCGCGATCGCTTATTCAACCATTGCAAGGGtagaaattttcatttttttaaaaaaaaatttttgtttttgactatCCAAAATGTTTTGTTCATGTTTAAAACTTGTGATACTAGTTATGTGTGTTTGCTAAAGTTTCTGGTCTAATCtattcttagtttttatttttttatttactagtgTAAAATTTCACAAATCAACATGCCAAGGAAATGTGTAAATTTAGTGGacaatttttgttacatttgtggtaaaataacattttcttcaCAGAAAAGAACTATGACACCTCTTGTGCAGACTGCTTACCAGCATTATTTCAATATGAAGGTAGAGGACCAGGATAAGTCATGGGCTCCACATATATGCTGTAGCTCTTGTTCGGTTACACTACGAGAatggttgaaaaataaaaaaagatctttggCTTTTGCTGTTCCAATGGTATGGAGAAAGCCTAAAAACCATACAGATGACTGCTATTTCTGCTTGACCCCACCCATTAAAGCAGGTTTGTCAATGAAAAAAGTAGGAACAGTTAAATATACGAATCTTCCATCTGCCATTCGACCTATTCCACATTCAGATAATTTACCAGTTCCTACTCCACCACAAAGTTGTGAGTTAGAAGCAGAAAATGAAGTAGAAATAGAAGAAAACAAGCCTTCCACATCAAATGATC
Above is a window of Hydra vulgaris chromosome 10, alternate assembly HydraT2T_AEP DNA encoding:
- the LOC136086128 gene encoding uncharacterized protein LOC136086128, coding for MHNAFFKVFYEVYDVNFPKCKINKTKKSLKSPWVTKDLRKSSKIKQKLYIKYLKAKTIESKTLYKTFTKLFENKKKTLKRKYYSDLFDKYKNDYKRKWQLVNEITCNNKIKICSLQKAIKINTEIFYSLTIIANEINKFFVSVGPNLAKNIPIINNSIDSKKDLTSPEISSLNKFKVSFDEFEIAFKMLKTNKAIGPDDVNGNIVIGSYDIIKNILFRVFTCSISQAVFPDKLKIARVTPIFKGGELTNLSHYRPISVLPVFSKILERILYNKIFKHLSENKILYNNQYGFKKNNSAEHAILQLTRNIGDSFETSQYTLGIFIDLSKAFDTIDHEILYNKLEHYRITGNTLLLLRTI